GGCCTACAGAAGCCACTTCATCCCTCCAATCACAAGACAGACTGAACCCAGGTACTACTGCTGAGTTACACAAAGGGACAAGAAAAAACGGCTTAAATAAAACCCCATGGGAGAGTCGCCAACCTCAAAAACATGAACCAAAAAATCCAGAACCTGTTAAGAAAGCAGGCAAAAAACAGTCATCGAGAAGTCCTCGTAAAGACAACACTCCGTTAGACTGCTCTACTAGTGAAGCGTCACACAGCATCTCTTCACCTAATAGTTCAGTGAATATTACATCAAGTGCTTCCTCTTCATTCAGTTTCCAGGACTGCAACAACCAGATTGAACTGTCTTCACTCAGAACAGTCTGTGGAAACGCGACAAGCAACGAGTCAGATGCTGAAACATCACAGCAGGTGCAAACAGCATCAGACAACCCAAGCATGGCGTTTTTGAAAATACAGCAACGGCCCAAAATAGACACATTTCCAACACAGTCACTGTTCACGTTGGAGACGCTGGATGCTGAGGAGATAAAACGGCGTGAGAGAATCAAACGTTTAAAGGATCTCCTGAAGGAGAAGGAGGCTGCGCTGGAGCGGATGCAGAGGAGCATGAACATTTAGTCATGTCTCTGTGTTTAAAAGACATCAAAAACTGTACACCGAATGACAGACTGAATACGACTGGGAAAACCACCAATAAATGTACAAGACAAAATGTATATAGTTTGTACACCATGTTTATTTACTGACTGTTTTCCCTTTTTAATGGTTACCAGATCTCAGTGTCATGACATTTTATTCAGTCTTTGGCTTTCTAAGCATTTTGTGGTGTCCTATTTATAGTTTTCTGTAGTACGTGTAGGAAACTGAAGATGTCGTCATAACATTTTTGAAATCTTTGTATGATTTATGTGCCTAAATCAAACACTTTTCTGTAGTTAAATGTGTAGCGTAACAACGTCATTTCATAACAAAAAAGCAATTCAGTAAATAATTCAATGCACTTTTGGGAAACTTTTTTTGCTGCCTAGCtgaaacgttttaaactgaagaACGCAGTAAATGACATGAAGACAggttaaactatttttttatagAATCCATGCCTATTAAACATTCTTAAAATGTTGCTTAAATTCTTACTTGTTACCTTTGCTGAATTACTATTTCATGCTTTAGTTCCCTTATAATTGTTTTGGTCAGAATTGtagtttactttttaaatttgtaaCCTCTAAATGTATAAACCCCACGTTTACCTTGTTCTGTTGTCATGCTGTATTAGACTGCTTGTTACAAAAACATGTTGGAAAGTGTTATCGGATTTGTAATGGTGCGGATGATTCGAAAATCAGACACTGGATTTGCATTATCCTTTTATTTGTAGTAATAACAGCATGTTTTTGTGATGCAACAAAGTTATCTTGTGTTATTCATAAGTGATGGCTACATTACATTAAAATCAATCACCAAAAACTTAAACACCTGTTGATGAATAAGGAATATCTTTAGAAGGATTCTGTTTTACAATTGATTTAACATCTgcttattttgcattttaaatagCCAAACATACTTATGTTATGAAGCGCCATAGAAAAGCAATAGTTTCAAAATAATAAAGCTACTGTGCTACTGTCGTTGTAGTCACAACAAAAAAACGAAAAATGTGTCCAATAACATAgggataaaaaaaagtcacaaaagaCAATACACTCTTCACAACATATTCATAGAAATAGTAATGACTGCATATATGAAGCTTTATTTACAAGCATGGTGCATTTTAAACACTGAATTATTTTAATACAAATTAGTGCAATATAGTAAGAGGTTTGTGTTGTATTAGTTACTGTACACTCATGTTTCTGCTAATGatccattatatgtgaccctagaccacaaaaccagtcttaagtagcatatattgtagcaatagccaaaaaatacattgtatggcttaAAATTATTGATTATTCTTTATgctatgccaaaattcattaggatattaagtaaagatcatgttccatgaatgtatttcgtacatttcctactgcaaatatactGATATATATATGataagtaatatgtattgctaagatacttcatttggacaactttaaaggtgattttcttaataattacattttattgcaccctcagattccagattttcatatagttgtatctcggccaaatattgccctatcctatcctaacaaaccatacatcagtggaaagcttatttatttgaaatattgacACTTATGATCACATATATGGTCTTGCCTAATACTGTATATCCTTTTCTAATATTACATACATAATGGCATTTTGTGTCAGGAGTGTGCAGTAGACACTCAACAGCAATTTCCATACTGTGTTGGTTATCCTGCCTAAAAACACCATACACATTATAGACAACATCCAAAGtaacaattaaagggatagttcacccaaaaatttaaattctgctattaattactcaccctcatgtcgtccaaaaccagtaagaccttcgttcatcttcgaaacacaaatgaagattttttgatGAAACCTGAGAGCTCTTTGACTCAAGTAAGGATACAGTCATAATAGTCCTAAATAGTGGTACTCTCGATACTGTCCCAGgacagaagaaattgttgaataaagttatttttgtttctttgtgcacaaaaaatattctcgtatCTTCAGAAAATTATGGctgagaaagctcttggatttcatcaataaTATCTTCATTTgcgttttgaagatgaacaaaggtctcacgggtttggaacaacatgtgggtgaGAAATGAATGACAGACTattcatttttttggtgaactatccctttaagattaacTGTCATTCAGTGATGCCCTCTGCAGGTGGGGAACAGCAATATGACCACTTCAACACTTCCAGTGGTTTCAGAGCTTGCCGGCAGTTTAGAATTctatgagcaatccagtcatacATACAGATTAGTGATATAGACCTTTTATCAGAATTTCTTTCATACAGATCCATCCAAAAATAACTCCAAAAAGAAATCTATAATCAAAATGAATTAATGGTATAACAGTCTCCACGTATATCAGCAAATTGATGTTACCTGTTAAGTGTACTGCACTGAGGCTCCTGGATAAATGAGAGAAAAAGaacactttgatttttttttacatatttaaaccAAATTGTGATGCCTTTATCAAATCAGGTCAATTAAATTAACTGCACAGGGTCATATAGGTACGCATTAATTTTAGAAgttcaatatatttaaaataacaaaaggctgctgctacaaaaaaaaaaaaactggacttGGCcacatattaaattaaaataaattattgtgTCCACTTACCATTATTGGTCTTCTGAACTTCAGAGAATAAACTTCTGTAGATTTCTTCTAAATAACTTGTAACTAAATCTACAAGATTTTTCTTTTGCTTCTGTCCACATGTGACATCTTTTACAGAGCTGCCATTTTCTGTCTGACTCTCATTTCTGGCTGCACAGCTTAAGAAAAAATTTGACAATACTGAATAAATAGCAGAAATTCCAATCAGATGTAGCACTAATAACAGTTCACCTACTCTGTCCATTTGGTGCAGATCAGCCCTGATGGAGAATAAAAACCAGGAGCGCAGTCCATACATTCTGTATCTGATGTCTTTGTCCCTGCAAGCAGATACAGAGAACGCAAAGATCAGAAATACACCCTAAAATGCGGGAAGACTTCAGAAGATTATGGACTTACAGACTGATAAATTGAGAAACAATACCTGGTGTTTTTGTTTCTTGTCCTGGTCTGCAAACTGTGTGTTTTTCAGCATGTTGGCACTGTGAATTGGAGTAATCAATGCAGTAATATCCATCAAGCACATCACAGATGGTGTTTTGTATTGTAGTGCATTTACTCTGGATGTAAAATCCTTGACCTAAAAGAGCACATTTAGCAACACATTCAATAATGCAAAATTACAAATTCTAAAGGTAAAAGGAAAAACACGAAAAATATAAACATACTTTCAGCACAGTGTTTGCATGTGAAGCACTGATGAAGACCATTGGGTTCACTCATGAATGTTCCTGGCGGGCAGGGTTTGCATGTAGTACTTAAATCCCCAAAACAGTCAGTGTGTACTATTGTTCCTACAAACAACAAATATTACCACACAACTCTAAGGAGCAATTCAAGGACCTTCTGGAAAAAGAAAATAATGATGGGTCCCTCTCCTAGGCCCAATGAGAATTCTATACCCTAGTGCCTTCTTGTCACAGGGCCTATGACAACACATGATGATG
Above is a genomic segment from Garra rufa chromosome 15, GarRuf1.0, whole genome shotgun sequence containing:
- the LOC141287694 gene encoding tumor necrosis factor receptor superfamily member 14, with translation MCNIGTIVHTDCFGDLSTTCKPCPPGTFMSEPNGLHQCFTCKHCAESQGFYIQSKCTTIQNTICDVLDGYYCIDYSNSQCQHAEKHTVCRPGQETKTPGTKTSDTECMDCAPGFYSPSGLICTKWTE